The proteins below come from a single Ruegeria sp. THAF33 genomic window:
- the leuC gene encoding 3-isopropylmalate dehydratase large subunit, which yields MSPKTLYDKIWDAHVAHEADDGTCLLYIDRHLVHEVTSPQAFEGLRMAGRKVRAPEKTIAVPDHNVPTTPDRVNGIENPESRIQVEALDKNARDFGIHYYPVNDVRQGIVHIVGPEQGWTLPGMTVVCGDSHTATHGAFGALAHGIGTSEVEHVLATQTLIQKKSKNMKVEITGKLQPGVTAKDITLAVIGETGTAGGTGYVIEYCGEAIRNLSMEGRMTVCNMAIEGGARAGLIAPDETTFEYVKGRPHAPKGAQWEAAMNWWKTLYTDEGAHFDKVVTIRGEDIAPVVTWGTSPEDVLPITATVPHPEDFEGGKVEAARRSIEYMGLKAGQKLSDVEIDTVFIGSCTNGRIEDLRAAAEILKGKKIKDGMRAMVVPGSGLVRAQAEEEGLADIFKEAGFEWRLAGCSMCLAMNPDQLQPGERCAATSNRNFEGRQGRGGRTHLLSPAMAAAAAITGRLTDVRELM from the coding sequence ATGTCCCCCAAAACACTCTATGACAAGATCTGGGATGCCCATGTCGCGCACGAAGCCGATGATGGCACCTGCCTGCTGTATATCGACCGCCATCTGGTCCACGAGGTCACCAGCCCGCAGGCGTTCGAAGGCCTGCGCATGGCTGGCCGCAAGGTGCGCGCGCCAGAAAAGACCATTGCCGTGCCGGACCACAACGTTCCGACCACACCGGACCGGGTGAACGGTATTGAAAACCCGGAATCGCGCATTCAGGTCGAAGCGCTGGACAAGAACGCCCGGGATTTCGGCATTCACTACTACCCGGTGAATGACGTACGTCAGGGCATCGTGCACATCGTCGGCCCCGAACAAGGCTGGACCCTGCCGGGCATGACCGTCGTCTGCGGCGACAGCCATACCGCCACCCATGGCGCATTCGGCGCATTGGCCCATGGCATCGGTACGTCCGAGGTCGAACACGTTCTGGCCACGCAGACCCTGATCCAGAAGAAATCCAAGAACATGAAGGTGGAAATCACCGGCAAATTGCAGCCGGGCGTGACCGCCAAGGACATCACCCTGGCCGTGATCGGCGAAACCGGCACCGCCGGCGGCACCGGCTATGTCATCGAGTATTGCGGTGAAGCCATCCGCAACCTGTCGATGGAAGGCCGCATGACCGTCTGCAACATGGCCATCGAAGGCGGCGCACGCGCAGGGCTGATCGCACCGGATGAAACCACGTTCGAATATGTCAAAGGCCGTCCGCATGCGCCGAAAGGTGCGCAGTGGGAAGCCGCGATGAATTGGTGGAAAACACTCTACACCGACGAAGGCGCGCATTTCGACAAGGTTGTCACGATTCGTGGCGAAGACATCGCGCCTGTCGTCACCTGGGGCACCAGCCCCGAGGATGTTCTGCCGATCACTGCAACCGTGCCGCACCCCGAGGATTTCGAAGGCGGCAAGGTCGAGGCGGCCCGCCGGTCAATCGAGTATATGGGTCTGAAAGCCGGTCAGAAGCTGAGCGATGTCGAGATTGACACCGTCTTTATCGGGTCCTGCACCAACGGACGTATTGAAGACCTGCGTGCCGCGGCCGAAATCCTGAAAGGCAAGAAGATCAAGGACGGGATGCGCGCCATGGTCGTGCCTGGTTCGGGGCTGGTCCGCGCCCAGGCCGAAGAAGAAGGCCTGGCCGACATCTTCAAAGAGGCCGGGTTCGAATGGCGTCTGGCAGGCTGTTCGATGTGCCTGGCGATGAACCCCGACCAGTTGCAACCGGGCGAACGCTGTGCCGCGACCTCGAACCGCAACTTCGAAGGCCGTCAGGGCCGGGGCGGGCGCACACATCTGCTGAGCCCGGCAATGGCTGCCGCAGCGGCAATCACGGGACGGCTGACAGACGTCCGTGAATTGATGTAA
- a CDS encoding HdeD family acid-resistance protein: MSDWVKWLLLGLLSIAFGVFALGNAIAASLAVTVVTGALLLIAGAMQVVGGFTVEGTGNKILSLIMGAVMLFLGWSFLDHPLQGTLTLATVMLILFMAGGIARVILSFQMKGTQFFWPTMISGILSIILAGIIWSYASSEPAALLSLLGILLGIEMLFNGFGLVFMAFFVKNAPKDETTEAKEA; encoded by the coding sequence ATGAGTGACTGGGTCAAATGGCTCCTGCTGGGGCTTCTATCAATTGCGTTCGGCGTCTTTGCGCTGGGCAATGCGATTGCGGCTTCGCTTGCCGTAACGGTCGTAACCGGTGCGCTGCTGCTGATTGCGGGCGCGATGCAGGTGGTCGGCGGTTTCACCGTCGAAGGCACAGGCAACAAGATTCTGTCACTCATCATGGGTGCGGTCATGCTGTTCCTGGGCTGGTCCTTTCTGGATCACCCGCTACAGGGAACACTGACGCTGGCAACCGTGATGCTGATCCTGTTCATGGCAGGCGGCATCGCGCGGGTCATTCTGTCGTTCCAGATGAAAGGAACACAGTTTTTCTGGCCCACGATGATCTCGGGCATCTTGTCGATCATCCTCGCAGGTATCATCTGGTCTTATGCAAGCAGCGAACCCGCCGCTTTGCTGAGCCTTCTGGGTATCCTGCTGGGCATCGAGATGCTGTTCAACGGGTTCGGATTGGTGTTCATGGCGTTCTTCGTCAAGAACGCACCCAAGGACGAAACAACAGAAGCGAAAGAAGCTTAA
- a CDS encoding endonuclease/exonuclease/phosphatase family protein, whose product MIRALVLLLLPLSVQAEVYRISTYNTELSRNGPGLLLRDIQRDDAQVEAVVEVIAAARPDVIALQGIDWDLEGAALSALSEKLREAGLDFPYHFSAQPNAGLETPLDLDGDGKTQGPGDAQGWGKFTGHGGVAVLSRFEIMTDDVQDYTDLRWKDLPGAALPRKDGLPFPSQAAHDIQRLSSTVHWVLPIETPQGRFSLMTFHAAPPVFDGPEDRNGLRNRDEIRLWSVFLNGGLGPVPQGPFVIAADANLDPSRGEGHKQAIRALLTDPKVQDPIPKDPSGSSATVEWKATGEMRVDYVLPSSDLQILETGIVWPVEGDTLYDSARRASRHRLVWVDITLP is encoded by the coding sequence ATGATCCGTGCCCTTGTTCTGCTGCTGCTGCCTTTATCGGTGCAGGCAGAGGTTTATCGCATCTCCACCTACAACACTGAACTCAGCAGAAACGGCCCCGGCCTGCTGCTGCGCGACATCCAGCGGGATGATGCGCAGGTTGAAGCCGTTGTCGAGGTCATTGCCGCTGCGCGACCTGATGTCATTGCCCTGCAAGGCATCGACTGGGATCTCGAAGGCGCAGCCCTGAGCGCCCTGTCCGAGAAACTGCGCGAGGCAGGCCTGGATTTCCCCTATCACTTTTCCGCCCAACCAAATGCTGGGCTGGAAACGCCGCTGGATCTGGACGGTGATGGCAAAACGCAAGGCCCCGGAGACGCGCAGGGCTGGGGGAAGTTCACCGGCCACGGAGGGGTGGCGGTGTTGTCCCGTTTCGAAATCATGACCGATGACGTTCAGGATTACACCGATCTGCGGTGGAAAGACCTGCCTGGGGCTGCTTTGCCACGCAAGGATGGGCTCCCCTTCCCGTCTCAAGCTGCGCACGACATTCAGCGCCTGTCCTCGACCGTGCATTGGGTGCTTCCGATCGAAACCCCGCAGGGGCGATTCAGCCTGATGACCTTTCACGCTGCCCCACCGGTTTTTGACGGACCCGAGGATCGCAACGGTCTGCGCAACAGGGATGAGATTCGCCTGTGGTCGGTTTTTCTGAATGGCGGTCTGGGGCCAGTTCCTCAAGGCCCCTTCGTGATAGCCGCGGACGCCAATCTCGACCCGAGCCGCGGAGAAGGCCACAAACAGGCCATTCGCGCGCTTTTGACCGATCCCAAGGTGCAGGACCCGATACCAAAGGATCCATCGGGGTCATCAGCAACGGTCGAATGGAAAGCCACCGGGGAAATGCGCGTTGACTATGTGTTGCCGTCCAGTGATCTGCAGATCTTGGAAACCGGCATTGTCTGGCCCGTGGAAGGTGACACGCTGTACGACAGTGCCCGACGCGCCAGCAGGCATCGACTGGTCTGGGTTGACATAACCCTACCCTAG
- the leuD gene encoding 3-isopropylmalate dehydratase small subunit has product MEKFEKVHGVAAPMPLINIDTDMIIPKVHLKTIKRSGLGVVLFDEMRYHDDGRENQEFVLNKPAYREAEILVAGDNFGCGSSREHAPWAIKDFGIKVVISTSFADIFFNNCFKNGILPIVVEEEHHAILMEDAHKGENARMTVHLEDQQITTSDGVVIEFDIDPHRKHCLLNGLDDIGLTMEKDHHIDKFEDHASQARPWV; this is encoded by the coding sequence ATGGAAAAGTTTGAAAAAGTCCACGGGGTGGCCGCCCCGATGCCACTGATCAATATCGACACCGATATGATCATTCCCAAAGTGCATCTGAAAACCATCAAACGGTCCGGCCTTGGCGTCGTGCTGTTTGATGAAATGCGCTATCATGATGACGGGCGCGAGAACCAAGAGTTCGTCCTGAACAAGCCCGCCTATCGCGAGGCCGAAATTCTGGTCGCCGGCGACAATTTCGGCTGCGGCTCGTCGCGCGAACACGCACCCTGGGCGATCAAGGATTTCGGCATCAAGGTCGTGATCTCGACCAGCTTTGCCGACATCTTTTTCAACAACTGCTTCAAGAACGGCATCCTGCCGATCGTGGTCGAAGAAGAACACCACGCGATCCTGATGGAAGACGCACATAAGGGTGAGAACGCCCGCATGACCGTGCACCTGGAAGATCAGCAGATCACCACTTCGGATGGGGTCGTGATCGAATTCGACATCGATCCGCACCGCAAGCACTGCCTGCTGAACGGTCTGGACGATATCGGTCTGACCATGGAAAAAGACCACCACATCGACAAATTCGAGGATCACGCAAGTCAGGCCCGCCCCTGGGTGTAA